From Nomascus leucogenys isolate Asia chromosome 15, Asia_NLE_v1, whole genome shotgun sequence, a single genomic window includes:
- the FIBIN gene encoding fin bud initiation factor homolog, producing the protein MVFLKFLCMSFFCHLCQGYFDGPLYPEMSNGTLHHYFVPDGDYEENDDPEKCQLLFRVSDHRRCSQGEGSQAGSLLSLTLREEFTVLGRQVEDAGRVLEGISKSISYDLDGEESYGKYLRRESHQIGDAYSNSDKSLTELESKFKQGQEQDSRQESRLNEDFLGMLVHTRSLLKETLDISVGLRDKYELLALTIRSHGTRLGRLKNDYLKV; encoded by the coding sequence atggtgtttctgAAGTTCCTCTGCATGAGTTTCTTCTGCCACCTGTGTCAAGGCTACTTCGATGGCCCCCTCTACCCAGAGATGTCCAATGGGACTCTGCACCACTACTTCGTGCCCGATGGGGACTATGAGGAGAACGATGACCCCGAGAAGTGCCAGCTGCTCTTCAGGGTGAGTGACCACAGGCGCTGCTCCCAGGGGGAGGGGAGCCAGGCCGGCAGCCTGCTGAGCCTCACCCTGCGGGAGGAGTTCACCGTGCTGGGCCGCCAGGTGGAGGATGCTGGGCGCGTGCTGGAGGGCATCAGCAAAAGCATCTCCTACGACCTAGACGGGGAAGAGAGCTATGGCAAGTACCTGCGGCGGGAGTCCCACCAGATCGGGGATGCCTACTCCAACTCGGACAAATCCCTCACTGAGCTGGAGAGCAAGTTCAAGCAGGGCCAGGAACAGGACAGCCGGCAGGAGAGCAGGCTCAACGAGGACTTTCTGGGAATGCTGGTCCACACCAGGTCCCTGCTGAAGGAGACACTGGACATCTCTGTGGGGCTCAGGGACAAATACGAGCTGCTGGCCCTCACCATTAGGAGCCATGGGACCCGACTAGGTCGGCTGAAAAATGATTATCTTAAAGTATAG